One Cucumis melo cultivar AY chromosome 8, USDA_Cmelo_AY_1.0, whole genome shotgun sequence genomic window, TTCATGAATACATGTAATTTAATTTCGATTACCTTGAGCTAAACTGAGTTTTCAGAAGTATTGAACAAAACGTGATTAATTGATCGATAACGAAGAACTTGTGATAAGAGGAGAATAATGGAAGGGGGAACAAAGGGATACTGTAGTAGGAGAAGCCATTGAGGTTGAGGTGGCTGGTTTGACGAAAAATCTTGTTTCATAGGCACACAAGTCTTCGGAAGCAATTTGGTAAATTCATGAGATAACGGCTCGACGCTACTCCTAGCCCTTCTCGACTGACTCCCAAACCAGTGTTTCAATAAATTTGTACTTATCAACTAATAGTTGGAGCAACTCTTAGGCTTCGTGACTTTGAAACATCACAACATTTGAAATGAGGATTAACAATCTCTAGACTATTATTATTAGATCCCTTATCCTGTAATATTTCTATATggaacaaagaaaaaaactgAATGAATCAAGGCCGCTTCTCCCTCTTAACAGATTCCAAAAcagtaaatatatataaaagtaaaactggccaaatcaataaaaaaaatttatcagTGCAAAATGTAAGGAAAAATTCGATGAAGAAAACCTCGTCAATCAAACGACTTGGTAATTTTCCGCAATCAACTGTGTCCTCTGAGCATATTTGGGTGGAGCACCGCCCCTAAGAGGTAAAATGTTAACAACCTGAAACAGTGGAGTTTACGGACCAATGTTTTAGTAAATTAGCTGGAAATATCGAATCAAGAATGAGAATAAGCGTAGTTCAAATCTTATTTTCTCTTTACAGAATAAAATGATGTGGATGAGAGTCTAGTATGGGTTTCTATATCGTAAAAGGTGTTTGGTTAGTCTAACAAACTTTCTGTTCAAACTAAATCACTTCCATCTACACTAGTTCTTACGGGAACTCACATTTACTGCTATTTCCACTCTAATGCAGCTGTCACTTTAATTGTGATTACCACTTAAAATCTAGGTATCGGTGCAATTATTAGTGAGATTATTCCACACACAAGGGCAGGATACGTTATCGAGAGGTTTGTAATTAATATCCGGTTTCAAGTAGAGGACAGAACAAGAAAAAACCTTCAGGTCGCTAAATGTGGTAGCTGCTGAAAACCGAACAGAAATAGGAAAAAATACTGATGAATCGGCTGGAGGAACAACAAACTCCATAGACCCACTGTCAAGATAATGGAACAGATTAGTAAACACAAGCATGCAATTAAAGTGCAACAACGTCTAGCGAAGAGAGAATCCAAACACTACATACCTGCGGTTTGAGTTATCAATGAGAACTATAGACCACTCCAAGACAGAATTTCTGGAATCGAACCTGCAGGTTGAGGAAAAATAGGTGTTGAATGGGTCTCTAAATTCAAAAGGATATTGATCTGGATGCGTTTCATTAGAGTCATGTAATtcttatatttaataaaaatcgTAATAAGTTTTGCCTTTCAGAAAGTTCTCAACATTGAGACTTGTTAAATAAAAGTTTAcgaaattgtttcttttttccatgTCCCATTTTTATGAGCACAAACGAgctttaaaaaattactttaTTACTTTAGTAAAACGTATTTCATAGTCCAACAAGGATAGTCCCATTTCGATCAAAGAATCTATGTAGGACATGATTTCAGCGAAAGAATATAAATCAGGTGAAAACTAAGAGACTAAAGATCACCTCCATTCTCCATCAATCTGCCTTACACTGGGTGCCTCACGAAGAGCAGGAAGAGGCACTGAGATGACGACATTCCGCAGGTCAAACATTGACGAAGCCTCATATTCAATGCTAACATAGGTTTCATTTCCAGAAACAGAGGGCCAGCAGTTGACTGCAACAACGGAAGCCTCATTATAAGTATAGtatgcattttaaaaaatatacataataGAAAACTGTAAGAAAAAGATTCAAACTCACTTGTTAATGGTACCATTGATTCATCAGTGCTTTGCATTCTCCACTTCAAGAGACCAACTCCAGCCTCACTGCCTTGACCCGTAGGAAATGGTCTGTTAGGATCCTTCAGGCCTAGAATGTTTTCATTGGAAAATAACTCTTTGTTCATGTTAGGATGAGTTTTGAAAAGGATGCCAGGGTTTCCACCAGTCTCAATCTGAAAACAAGGCATAACGAATCAAGATAGTGaaacaaataacaaaaccaGCACTgtaaatcaaatcaaaataacACAACAAGAACAAGATGAGACAAAAGGCAGTACCCAAGAGATGGTTTAGAATCCTATAGGAACAAATTTAAAGTCAAAATTGTCCCAAGTGCCAAATTTGTGAACAATCCAACGATGAAAATCTTTTAGCTTCATACATATTTAAAGGAAAGTTTATAAGGTGTGCAGAAATCAATTAATATAAGTAGTCAAACAGTGGAAATTGTAGGATATGTGTTGGGGATACCAATCACTTAGAGAAGTTGTAGTGTTTATTATACAGCATCCTTGATGTAAATTGAACTAAAGTACCTGAACTTGAATGTGGGCATCTTCTTGGTTGAGAATTTGAAGGGACAATGTTCCCTGAAGGTCAAAGTTACTAACTCCACCATCTCGTTTCAGGGACACATTGAGTTTCTCCTCAACAGATAGAGTAACAGGATCGGTTGGGGGTGGGGCAGCTGATTTAGACGGACCAACACTTGGCTGTACATCTTCAACTATTACTTCACCTTCTGCCTTCAAAGATTCCAAGAATTGATTTGTCCTTTGGGATTTACCAAGCTGCATGCCAAGGCCTTTAGGGGGAGCAGTAGCAGAAGAAGGTGGACGGCCTAATAACAAACATACAAGGTAGAATGGTAAGTGTCCACTTAATACGTGATTATATTCGTTGGCCATAAAATATATGACAAATTACTGAGAGATAATGCTGGTAGCGTATATGGTGTTGATGCAAGGACAAGTGACTGCTTACAAATATGTTTAACAAACCAACAACTCATCATAGATAACATTCATAAAATGTTGAAATAAATGTGCATTTCAACGAAGAAAAACCTTTAGGCTTGCTAGAAAAGGACTCCACATCTGCACCCAATCCAAAACCAGAACTGCTACCAAAACCACCTCCACCACCTGATGATATCCCCATGTCACCGAGTCCATTATCAATCTTTCCCGATCCCATAGACTGTAAAGACATAAAGCCTCCTTTGTCACCCCTATTCTTTTCAATCTGCAATACATATGAcaaattatcaaattttattttattttatcagaaaacaatttttcttttcaaaagagTTTATTAGTTgcgaaaaaaaatgatgaagggCACGTAAAGAATACCTTGCTTTTGTCAATCTCACTTGCCTTCCGCTTCATGACATCCTTAGTTTCATTGATCTTGCTCTGCAATACCAACTTGTGCAACTTCTCTTCGTGGCTCTCCATCTCACAGTACTGCTTAACCTGGGCAACAGTCACGTTTTCCTTGTGCCCAAGAGAAATAACTTCATCAAAAgcaaaaatcaaatcaaaagctGTCTTGCAGATTCCCTCTTCATCCATAGAGAGTGAATATTCAGGCACCTAGAATAACTTAAGGACTCCAACATAACTCCATTCTCAGAGCGTTTAACACAAACGTTCGTAAAGAACTATCTTACCATGCAAACAAAACTCCCACACATACACACGATGGAGGGTACCCCATTATCAGACCTAAAATAATATTCTTAAAAGGAAAACATATGATCTTACTAGAAAAAACTTGATTTTGTTTCATATAAAATGAACTATGTAACATTTTGTTTCCTTTACAATACATTGTCAATACGTGTTTGCTTTATTCTAACGTATGCAAACTTTGTTAGTCCCCTTGAAAGATTACGAGCCAACATACCCAAATTCAACACAAGATCAACATTAACAACACTAAAAATAACTATAGGCCGTCTCGAAAAAGGATACAAGCTTAGAAAGGAGCCTTAAGGTGTCCAAATCTTCAAGGATGTTGCTCTGTTTATTTGTAACAAGAAGCAAGTACAGAGCTTCTATTGGATGGTAAACATAGCGAACATTTTCAGTCTCCACATATGTATGCTGTTTTCCAGTTCCGACCAACTTTGGGAAAGCAGCAAGAAGGCCCTCAATTCTGATTCTAGACATATCAACGAACTGTCTGGAAACAAGAACTGCAAAAAGAATGCATCCAAAAGGACAGCCTTGTAAATAGTAGCTAAATTTATCAAAGACTTGAATCTAaaatttaagggagaaaaagtgtGTGTTTGTGCCCGTCTGAGAGAGAAGCTAACGAGTATAAGGTGTAAGAAGCTAACTATGAAAACCATCATTatgaaaaaattttaaaaaaatttgatgaAGAATGGGTAAAGTAAGTATCTCACCTTTCCCAGACTTGCTAACAATGGATGCAGCAAGAACAACCTATGCAACGTATATAACATTCGTCAAAAGAAAATAAGGGGGCAGGAGAAAAAGATAAATTCATGAAACCCCAGAGTCAAAAATATGCCACCAGGGAGAGAGAGAACTAGTACAAGAAACAATATGCAATCAAATACATGATAaaatccaaattaaaaaaagagaaatcactAATAATCTTCACGAGCAAGATGCTCAAGCTAATTCCCATCACAATTCTAAAGTAAATTAAAGTGTTCATGATATCAGATTCAGTGACaccaaacaaaatatatatgtagCCCGATCCACTAATCTCAAACGCTTTCACAAGAGTTTCTGAATGGCACAGTAAAAGTTAGGAACTATCCAGCATCTTGATTATTTACAGTAATGAATAATTCTGAGAGTATATAACATTGtatcaaaacaaaatttcatataatAGCATTGCTGAATTCACCCCTCAACGTTCATAAACTTCAACTCGTGAATATAAAAATCCAAACAAAATTTGATATAATAGCATTGCTGAATTCACCCCTCAACGTTCATAAACTTCAACTCGTTATAACAAGAAAGCActaagaaattaattaatggggagacaattaaaaaataaaataaaatattatggataatttcatataaatttacaaaagaATGCGGACAAAAAGAGACAATAAATGGTTCAATAACATAAATGCCTTTACCATCTTTAACTGTATGAGAATGCAAACCAACAATCACTGACTTCAAATAGGAAAGATTTTGTCTTCCGCACCTAGGATTGAAATTTCGTCAGTAAAATACTtgtaaggaaaaaaaattaaaagaaaaaagaaaaatgaaacctCAAGAGCTTGATAAATAATGTTCGAATAAGAAATATCAATTACAGTGCGTGAAATATGAAACTATCAACATCAATCACCTTGAAATAAAGTGCATAAACAAAGTTTCCATTCTACATTCTTTGTCCTAACTCTTTATGTATAGCCATGCTATCAATCAATCTTCACTTAGAACTATACTTCTACGAAAGACCTTAGAGCACAGAAGGTCTGTGAGATCAGGCCGAAATTCGCGGGAAGGGGAaaggatgaagaagaaaagtaaGGGATCCGAAGCAGAAATTCTCATTATTCATTCCCACAAACTACTGCAATTATAAATCAACAATCAAAATCATGTAGGCAATCCAGACACTGTAAAAAATTCACAAATTACAGCAAATCCAAATTTGCAAGCATTATAATGTACAGATCATATCGGCAACGAAACCTACGGAAATTGCATGCAGAATCCAAATCCAtctcacaaaattaaaaaagaaaagaaacaaagcAGTACAAAATTTCAAGATTGGTAGGGAGATAAACAAACAGCagatagatagagagagagtGATTCAAACCAAGAATTTGTGGAATTGATGAGTTAATTGACCGACGAGGTAGAGATCTGAATCGAAGAGCTGTGGCCGAGGGAAGGAGAGACTGATCTATTTAACCTCCAAATGAAACATTACACTTCGACGTTAAGTTTCGAAATGTAAGAATTTAACTTCCGATTGATTGACTCGATCGATTGCTTTTAGTTTTAACTTTTAAGGCAAAACATTACAACGG contains:
- the LOC103484537 gene encoding coatomer subunit delta-like; this translates as MVVLAASIVSKSGKVLVSRQFVDMSRIRIEGLLAAFPKLVGTGKQHTYVETENVRYVYHPIEALYLLLVTNKQSNILEDLDTLRLLSKLVPEYSLSMDEEGICKTAFDLIFAFDEVISLGHKENVTVAQVKQYCEMESHEEKLHKLVLQSKINETKDVMKRKASEIDKSKIEKNRGDKGGFMSLQSMGSGKIDNGLGDMGISSGGGGGFGSSSGFGLGADVESFSSKPKGRPPSSATAPPKGLGMQLGKSQRTNQFLESLKAEGEVIVEDVQPSVGPSKSAAPPPTDPVTLSVEEKLNVSLKRDGGVSNFDLQGTLSLQILNQEDAHIQVQIETGGNPGILFKTHPNMNKELFSNENILGLKDPNRPFPTGQGSEAGVGLLKWRMQSTDESMVPLTINCWPSVSGNETYVSIEYEASSMFDLRNVVISVPLPALREAPSVRQIDGEWRFDSRNSVLEWSIVLIDNSNRSGSMEFVVPPADSSVFFPISVRFSAATTFSDLKVVNILPLRGGAPPKYAQRTQLIAENYQVV